The genomic DNA atataatataatattttttggtcaatattattattaggttTCATTTGAAGAAATTACCtccttttcaatttcttatgaTTTATGTTCCAAAAATacgttttcaaaaatagtactaaaatttgacaaaataatatttttgtgttgATACTTTgacaggtggtggtggtgatcgGAAATTTTGCGAGCGGTGCTGATATTAGTAGGGACATATGTAAGGTCGCAAAAGAAGTTCACATTGCGTCTAGAGCGAGTGAACGTGATACATACGAAAAGCCTCCGGGGCCTCGCAACAATCTATGGGTTCATTCTGAGGTAAAACAGACTATTTTGTAACCATGGTATTGATATATATTCATGAAATTTCATCTTAAAGACAATTCGCGAATGAACATATTTAATTTGACATATTGTAGATAGATACCGCCAGTGAGGATGGGtcaattgttttcaaaaacggGAAAGTGGTATATGCTGATAGCATTGTGTATTGCACCGGGTGGGTTTCgttgattttgatatttgtttgctCATAGATAGCAAGCTTTCTATATGAAATGTGCAATTTATCTATCCACATGTTTTGGTCTATATGTGTAGGTATAAATATTACTTTCCATTTCTTGACACCAACGGCTATATGAGCATTGATGAAAACCGCGTTGAACATCTATACAAGCATGTGTTTCCACCCGCGCTTGCCCCCAGTCTTTCTTTCGTGGGGCTACCAGCAATGGTTAGTCTCTCAAGCACAATTGATACATATTGGGGTTTCGAGTTCACGTATCACCTATGTTCtgatctttttcatttatttttaccaGGGAATACAATTTGTTATGTTTGAAATCCAAAGCAAATGGGTGGCATCAGTCTTGTCAGGAAGGTTTACACTACCTTCACAAGATAAGATGATGGAAGATATTATTACAAGTTATGCGACGCTTGATGCGTTAGGTGTTCCCAAGAGATATACGCATAAATTGGGTAAAATTCAGGTGAGTCCGTTATATTCGAAACAATAATCAATTTAAGAATAACATAATATCAATGgctttttatgaaaatattaatttccttttacAGTGTGAGTACCTTAATTGGATCGCGGAAGAATGTGATTGTCCACTCGTTGAACATTGGAGAAATCAAGAAATCGTCCGTGGATACCAGAGACTTGTCTCCCACCCTGAAACTTATCGTGATGAATGGGACGACGATGATCTTAAGGAAGAAGCTTACAAAGATTTTGCTACGAAGAAGTTGATTAGTTTTCATCCTTCCTATTTCCTCGAATCAAGTATATGACTTTTATTTTTGGGGGATGGGGAGGAGTTTGATTTTAAGAAGCATAAGGATGTAACGATGGCTTCTCTTCTTAATTATTTATGGTTAATTGCTTAGTTATATTGCAAACTAAAGGCATGATGCCCtgaatgttaatttttttaaccggAACACGTAAACAACCCAACTTTTGAAGTAGTTTGATTCAAACTAGAGGATAACATACGGAGTAAATGAGATCAAGGCGAAACTGATGAACACGAgaaatgagagaagaagaggcgaGCACACCACATCCTTTTGCTTCAATGTTTTAAACTTATTTTTACCAATAAACCAATTCCATAAGTTATACAATTCTtgtaaaaccttaaacaatttaatatttaatgcCTATTTACttagtaaaaaatataataatgatgAATATAATGTCTCTCATAATTTATGTTTGCTAATATTCTCTATGTTGCCATAATTCAGTTTATTTTaacacataaaatttgaaaactttttcgTATAATACTAAACtttatggcaaaaaaaaaaacaaataatacaatCAGAAAAGTCTCTTTCTGTATACTATCTTTATACAAGTTCATGCACATGAATTTCGAGGATCGCTATATATGAGTGTAATATTATAGAACCAATTTATTGATGGATCGTTATCGTTAATCTATTGTCAGGTAGTTGGCTCACGTTTATTTGTGTCAACCACACATTGATTGTGTGTTGATTGAGTAGGGTTGCAAAACATGTGATTGTGAGTTCCAGGACTAAAATAAATCGACTTGCTGATTCATTATTACACCCCATAAAACAGATGCCGCATCGTATTGTATCTGTGTAGTTGAAAAAAGATcggttgaatttaatttaattacatcGCTTCATGAATGCCCGAAGCAATATTCTATAATTTGTTAATGTAATCAATAAATGcaatcaataataaaaattaagcaGAACATCAACTAATGAAAATCGTAGAGAATACATAGCGGTGACTACGTACTAGCCTAAACCCAATGATCgagatctctgtttttttagaTAACAAGATAACAACTATGACTCATTAAGATATTAGATATAGTGTTCTCCAAAGTTTAAAAGAGGGATAAGGAACTTAGCACACAtttgaaaacaaacatataagaTTAAGgtaaagaaatacaaaaactcTCAATTGTGAAACGATAGCAAGCTGGTGACcttatgtttaattttgttgttctttaaGAATTCTTAaaggattttctttgttttttttttaaaatagtgttttaacatttattaatttcaaggattttcaaagaaaataataattgtagaCAATTACGTGTTGTCACATCTCCACCAAAATTCCTACCTTCCAAAACAcgtgtttctttctttccaatCTTTTTCACTAGTTTGTTTGTAAATGAACATGATGCCCATTCGATATAATGGAATGATCGGACTAGATTAGCGAATTGAAGGAATGTGTGTTCGGTATCTGATACTATGTTTAGTTTTGTAGAatttttaactcaaaaataaattattaactgataaaattttattgggtaaactaatttttgttaactataatataatatctTGTAATCTTAATCTTGAATAATATATTCTATGTTCTATAATAGTATTTAATTaggtaaatttttttagttaagtactataaattaatttctataGTTTCTAAAACTATATGCTTCTAGTCCACCGATCTTGTCGAAGGCAGAACGAGTAATAAAGTTCCATGGCTAAGGTAACATATGGCCCTTAGACTATGGTCTTTATATGTGGCCTGAAACTGATGTTTCTTAGTTCACAATTCACATTAACCCAAACAAACCCCTAACATTATTGAAAATCTAACAAATATGGCACCAGGTCAAACCCCAATCAGTTCTAAACACGTGGCGGTGATCGGAGCCGGAGCAGCCGGTCTCATAACGTCTAGGGAGCTCCGTCGTGAAGGTCATAGTGTATTCGTGTTTGAACGAGAGAAACAAGTGGGTGGTCTTTGGGTTTACACACCAAAATCCGAATCCGACCCGCTTAGCCTCGACCCGACCAGATCTAAAGTGCACTCGAGCATCTACGATTCTCTCCGTACCAATGTCCCGAGAGAGAGTATGGGTGTCAGGGACTTCCCGTTTTTGCCACGTTTCGATGAAGAGTCAAGAGACCCGAGACGGTATCCAAATCACAGGGAAGTTCTTGCGTATGTTCAAGAATATGCTAGAGAGTTCAAAATTGAAGAGATGATCAGGTTCGAGACCGAAGTGGTTCGGGTCGAACCGGTTATCGAGAAATGGAGGGTCCAGTCAAAAAACCCCGGCGGTGACTTCGATGATGAGATCTTTGACGCAGTCGTGGTTTGCACTGGTCACTATACAGAACCAAACGTTCCTCATATTCCTGGTAAAGAGATCAGTGTCTACAGCATATAGTAAATTTATACAAACATCAAACTTGCATGGACCCTGTGCTCTAGCACCTCTGGCACATGCCTAGAGCCGGGGCTGAGTGTCTATATACTTTAATTCCAGCAATGGTTAGTCTCAATCGGAACTCGAGTTTGGGCCTCACTtagttttgatctttgatttttttaattttttttaattcagggCATAGTATTTGTTATGTTTGAAATCCAAAGCAAATGGGTGGCAGCAGTTTTGTCAGGACGGGTTACACTTCCTCCACCGGACAAGATGATGGAAGACATTAATGAATGGTATGCGTCGCTTGATGTGTTAGGTATTCCCAAAAGACATACACATACAATAGGCAGAATTCAGGTAAGTTCGtttattttgaatattgtttcaaacattaatttttgaatttgtgaaaaaaaatttaaaaaattcacaTGTTTTAACTATAAATCTCTTTTTAGattattgtaaaaaacaaaatttgtgtgCTCTTGAACTTCGGATTTACAATTACTCAAAGATATTTAGTTACTGTAATTGCTAAAATTTTGGATTACCCTTTTTCTTATATCAAAGATATA from Camelina sativa cultivar DH55 chromosome 7, Cs, whole genome shotgun sequence includes the following:
- the LOC104703860 gene encoding flavin-containing monooxygenase FMO GS-OX2, with amino-acid sequence MAPAQNPISSQHVAVIGAGAAGLVTARELRREGHTVVVFEREKQVGGLWIYSPKAESDPLSLDPTRSIVHSSVYESLRTNLPRECMGFTDFPFVPRFDDESRDSRRYQSHMEVLAYLQDFAREFNIEEMVRFETEVVRVEPVKGKWKVRSKTSGDISNDEIFDAVVVCNGHYTEPNIAHIPGIKLWPGKQIHSHNYRVPDPFENEVVVVIGNFASGADISRDICKVAKEVHIASRASERDTYEKPPGPRNNLWVHSEIDTASEDGSIVFKNGKVVYADSIVYCTGYKYYFPFLDTNGYMSIDENRVEHLYKHVFPPALAPSLSFVGLPAMGIQFVMFEIQSKWVASVLSGRFTLPSQDKMMEDIITSYATLDALGVPKRYTHKLGKIQCEYLNWIAEECDCPLVEHWRNQEIVRGYQRLVSHPETYRDEWDDDDLKEEAYKDFATKKLISFHPSYFLESSI
- the LOC104703861 gene encoding flavin-containing monooxygenase FMO GS-OX3-like encodes the protein MAPGQTPISSKHVAVIGAGAAGLITSRELRREGHSVFVFEREKQVGGLWVYTPKSESDPLSLDPTRSKVHSSIYDSLRTNVPRESMGVRDFPFLPRFDEESRDPRRYPNHREVLAYVQEYAREFKIEEMIRFETEVVRVEPVIEKWRVQSKNPGGDFDDEIFDAVVVCTGHYTEPNVPHIPGKEISGIVFVMFEIQSKWVAAVLSGRVTLPPPDKMMEDINEWYASLDVLGIPKRHTHTIGRIQSEYLNWVAKECGCELVERWRAQEVDGGYVRLVVHPETYRDEWDDDELIEEAYHDFSRKKLISFDSSYYLENVR